cattttccatGACATATTCCTTCATGGCGTGTTTGATTGCGACAACTTGCTAGTCACCGTGTGATGTGgacattttatataaaaaaaaaaaaagaattcatgaaaacacactcacacaagaaacgaaaattgtgaaaagaaaaagtgaaaagaaaagacTATTTACAAAATATGCACTCTCGAGTTGCACGGGGCACTCCGCCTGGAAGCCTGCTAAACCCCCTACAGTTTCAGTAGGACATGCAGCCGTCCTTTGTACACGGTGTACAAGAAGGGAACTTCCTATATAGCTCGCGCGTGGAAACAAAACGCCTTTGGATTCTGAGCGCAAACGCTGTTGTCCTTCTGAATCAATTCAGTATTGATAAAAGCGGTTTGTCCAGCTTCCCTCGCACGTCTTGTTGAGAGCAACGTATGAACGTGAATGTGTGGTTGACATCATCATCTTTGGTTGCACAAATGAACAACATAGCACACAAAACATACAtgtaacaaacacacacaggaaaaaaaaatagagtcaGCGTGATTTCATCAGATCCAAACCTGCCGAACACCAAGAAAAGCTAAGTGCCGGCCAACCAAAGATAATTGTGAACTCGATTGCTTTCCGACAAGTTGGTTGCTGTCTCATGTAGTGATTTTGAGGCAGCTCACACAAAGAAAGAACATTAAGGCTTTGCTGAAATTCGGATTTCCACATTTCTTTGGATCACTCCCAAATCAAAGTCACGAATGCCCCTTTTCCATGGAATGGTACTTAAAACGGCTCTACTGGCTTATTGACACTTTGCCACATTTGGTCGCGCGCATTCGAAATTTGTCTCATTAGCATCGTCCATGTAGAGAACCCGCAAAATTGCAGCATCAGAGCCAAGACTGGACACTGATCCGACTGTGGCTTTGTCGTAGAATCCAACAGAACAGGATGTTGCCGCAACTGAGTGGGCTTTCACACGACAACTCGACAAGCCAACCCATAATCTACCGTTGATTTCTAAAGAATAGAAAAAGgtagaaaatctttttttctttggaagaaaaaaaaacgtctacTCCTTCTGGTAGCTTTGGTGCTCATTGTTACAGAACCTAATATTTTCTGGGTCTTGATACCTCAGTCAAAATGCTTAATGACAGCTTGCAATATGGAGAGTTTGAAAACGGTTTGCAGTGAATAAtgatcagtatttttttttttttttgcagtttcacGTGTACTATTTTGAGGTGAAAACCCAATCTCAAATCGAGGCAAGTAAAGCGAAGCCTTTCTGGTACTGTGTAGTGGAAAAGGGGCATGGATACCTCTCTATAGGCACTCTCAGGGTTCGGGTCTAGTGATCGATGTTCATAAAGCCAACGTGTTTACAGTGTGTGTGATGTTTGCAGAAATGAAAGCTTGAGATGGCTTGTAGGATGGTCAAAGACTCATCTTGAGCTACAACACTGATGCACTGTCAGTATGAATGGgagccagcaaaaaaaaaaagtcagaatttgGTTATGCTTTTCACTTGAAAaggcttctttttcatttttcttttttttttttttttttttacaaaaaggctCAACAGCACAACATTGGTACAAAAGGAACGGATATTCGCGAGAATCAAAACGAGAGAAAACGTGATGTGCAAGAAAATGGCAAAACTAACACCAACAAACTAACGTCTAATGCTATCTCTCTACAGCTAAAAGTGTTGTCTACTTCTAGGATATTCAAAAAATAAGGCAAGTCAGCTCAAAAGGTTttcaagtgacaaaaaaaagaacaactttctacaaaacaacaacaaaatgactcAAAATTAGGTGACAACAGCAGCATTGAGAAAAGACCTCACAGCTCCCTTTGCAAACAACCACTCTGAAGATCGTGTGTAACTCTTCTCATCGAGTTCCCTCATTTTACATCTCAATTGAACAACTGCGGTCATCTCGCTGATGCACGTTCTCCTCGCAACAAGAGAACCAATTGAATGATGCTTGAAGAGTTGCTTCAACAAAACCGCTTAAAACCACTTCTCAGCATGGCCACGAGGAGTGTGAACAAGAGTCATGCTGATCTACagcctgtgtgtgcgtgcgccgcAAAAACAGAACACGgatcacagtaaaaaaaaaaaaaaaacctaaaaatcgCCGGAAATACGGTAGAATCATTCTTCTGTggcctaaaaagaaaaaaaaaaaaagacccttttCACTGTGACGTCAGACTGTTTCTTCTTTGGATTATAATTATTCAGCTCAATAAATTGGAAAGGAATAAGATATAACGCCGTGAATGAAAGGTAAAGTGGGATTAATGTTGTTATTGTAAAAATGACTTGCAACCATGAAGGAAAAACCTGTGCTTGTTCTAGAGCGACGATTCCCTGCCAGGGTGCCAGCGTCCCCCTCGTGtgctggggtggggggcacggaAAGTGATCCAGTCTCACTTAATCggtgaattattatttattaattacaaCTATGTCTTTACCCGTCTGGGTGAGTGGCGTCGTGTGAACAGTTAGAGACATTAGCTGGCAGAAGGTACGAAAAACTTTTGTATCCacttgttgccattcatacaacagagtAAGTGTAGCaattttcaattaaattcaattcaattaaaaagGCGCACATTTCACACTTAAGTCAGTTATCGATTTAACTTTGAGACGAGGTCTTCAATATTTcagttttcagatttttgtgtttttttttgggggtgctgTACTATGACATTTTCCTCCTGTAGAATGTGTGCCTTGGTTCGAGTGCGTGAGGCAAACATTAGCAGAGCGAGGATGAATGTTTCCGCCAGACTGTCTATGGCACTTTTCCATCAGCGCCATCTGGttgtcaaataaacaaacattagCCAGGAGGAGAAATCAAAAAAGCTGGTTAGCGAGCTCAGCCGCTAGTGGCGCTTCTGGCGCTTTTAGTTCATATTTAAATCACTGAAGTCAGGAAGTTGAATCGTGCAAAGCTTGATTATGCCAAACACTTTGCTATTTTGAGTCACTGATTGTgtaatggtacacacgcctgcctttggcgcaggcagcgtgggatcaatttcCACTCAGCGATGGTGTAGATAACTGCccagcgactgactggcgacatattcagggtgtagtcttcctttcgcccgaagctagctaggataggctccagcttcccgcaacccttgtgaggataagtggcttggacaatgacatgatgactgattttttttgtttgtttaaaatgatGATGCAATATACATTTGTATCCAGTTATACGACCGGTCGATAGGATAATCGGTTCTAAAAATATTGACAGTGACAGTCAGACTAAGACTTGCAAGTAGCAGCCTCCAGTAAAGGGGAGGCGGGGTGAACTGTAGCTCATTTGCATGAGACAAGACAGCTCCCCATCCCTAAAACAGTCTGTTTTGAAAGGGCACTAAAAAGAGGGTGGGAAGTATACTGTAATTCTCATAATGAATTTTTGATCCTTGGTGTCAGCGTGTCACAGACATTTTCTGAAGACACCGAAGATTTATTTCTCTTAGTCATATGTTTGAAACTGCAATCACTTTAGTTTTGTTGTAAATTGTAAATGTTAAAACATTATTCATCCAACTTTATATTACATGATTCATTTGTTTCCATCGTATTCCATTAGTGAATACACACAGCGGAACAGTAGAGACAGAAGTTGTCTGACTGTGAAAAGGGTCAATGGTACAGTTCCCAAAAATGTCAGCTTATCAGTCTGTGGCTTCTTTGTAGTCTTTAGAGACGCCACGATTGAATAACTTCTTTTGTATAAAGGTTTATATGGTCTAAAAATTCtggacaaaaatagaaaaataagtcAAATATAAATAGAAATAACTGATTGTCTTTTGTTcactcacaattaaaaaaaaaagaataaaaaagtataaataagATGCGTTTCTATCACTTGTGCATGAATAGAAATCTCTGCAGCAGTTAGAGGAAGAAGTAGCTTTAAACGGTTTGCCTCCTGCGGCTGCAATGACTTGACATCCAGCAAAAGTGTttatattggggggggggttggcggggggggggggggggttaacctGTACAAACTGTTGCCCCACGGCTGCAAATAGAATGTCAAACAGCAGACATcaggaaataaaatgtttgcatattttacaaaaaaataaaagacacattGTGTTTTTAACTCTTTTCCTTGAATCACTCTGAAACATCCAgaatgcaatttttaaaaataagaattttGTTATATTACGTGCATAAAAATAACACTCTGTTTTTTTACCCTCCTCACtaattttcttcctcttttttgtgtgttccttGTTTCAGTTATCAAAATAGATCAGATCTTCTGTGGGGAAGATTACCTCCTTTGGTAGTTCAACTTGTGAGCAGAAACGTTCAATGATGGAAGTGTTGTCTTGTTTCTTTAAAATggaagtaaaacaaacaaacaaacaaacaaacagatagactctctctcgctctcaaacttgcatgcacacacacacacacatgagcgTACACACGTCTTCCTTTTTGTCATCCATGTTCAAGTCCGAATAGTTGGTGACGGGATGGAGCagaattctttttcttttttttctagctGAACCCTGATTGGTTGGATTCATCACATGGCCGAAGCCCCACCTGGAAGACAACATCCAGGAAAGTATTGCGATTACAaagtcatgtacagtatatgtatgtaaatCTTATATTCATCCTACCATATCCCCAGTCGTCATTATATTGTGCATTCACGCTATTATGATTCTTAAATTCACATTTAGTGGACTTCTACATAAATAATAATCAGCAAAAATTAAGGGTAAAATAGCTGTACTATAATAGCAAAACCTACGCCTTTTATTCATTATTGTTCTAAAGTAACAAAAACAGCCTAATTTTGAAATGAGGgcaaaacatatcactttcacAACACCTTAATATACTTCTGAATgccataaataataaatttgttCGGCCGCACCACTTTGTTGACCACTTGGCAGCGGCAGATAAAGTACTTGAGACGTTTTGCATTGGACTGAAACATGTCGCGTCAAAATGCCTACCCAAGCTTCACTTGGTGTGTTGGTACGAGTAGTTGGTGTGTTCTGCGGGGGTTTCCATAGCAACCTGTTGCTGTTGACCACCATTCTCCTGCAAAATAAATCGCTAATTATTCTTCTCGAACCCGCTCACCGCTTGCTGCCACCATGCCGCTCCCCATTCATAAATATTGGCCTTTTTCCCCATTGACAGCGCTGCTCATTCTGTAGCTTCTCACCACCATTTACGCTGAATTAGATGAATGGCGACGCCCCGCAGGCACAGACGGCCTCATGCGGAGAACTCTGCCAGGATGCTTTCATTCAGCAGTTGATGTTGGCTCTCTATCTAAAGTCTCGTTTTCTTCTCATACATTTCAATACATGAGaaatgtgttgaaaatggacTTGTAATGGAACCACCCCGAGAAATACATAAATCTCGTGTTGGGCAATATACACTACATTACGTCTAATGAAATGAATGTTTGGAAAACATCACAGCTAAAATATAGTCGGTGTTTGTAATTGCCCTGCAACACAATCGTTATgaatacacaaataaaagaaGAACCTAGTGTAATAATACCCCATCTTGCGTGTTTACCAGGACATGAATTAAGCcagtaataataattcaaatgacatttctttGTGTCAAGTAGtgattgattcattttgtgCACACTTATGTCATGGTAAATGTATACAGTGCGCAccaacatccatctatccatacaCCCATTTGTGTCTCCATATGCATACTGTAACTGTGGATAGGTAAATACCTCAACTGGAACATTGGAGGGAGGCACTGGGGTGTACTGGGGGATGTAGGTCCCCTGCATAGTTGTGTTGGCCGGAATATACtgcaaagaagaagacgagaGGACACAAATTTTGCTTAATTGGATGATTTGAAGAGTTTGGGGGTCCACAAAGTAATTTGCAATAACAAAAgtcccatttattttttttcccccataatattatactattaatattatttttttaattctcttgtTAAATTGGGATTTTCTTCCATCATTAAACCATGActtttatattataataatgtATTACGTTGTCTCTGAAAAATATGACCTTAttctcaaacaaaacaaatttccaTTCTTGTAAAGAACTAAAATGTTTTTCGCTAATATGATGACGATTTGATCATGGTTTTTCCTCTTAAAGGTGTCATTTTGTTATGGTAATAATACACCATGTTTGGTCCAAAATAGGCAAACCTTTAGTTTCTTTGACATTTAGGGGTAGATATGGTAGTTATGTTTATCaattatcgttttttttttttttaattattattattgttgttgcagGGTCCTGTGAAACAGGGATTcctggacccaaaaagtttgagaaccactgatttATAAAACCAAGACAGAATATAATAATGGTGTGTGGGTACTCACTGTGCCCGTGCTGCCCAGGGACAGGTGGCTTAGCTGCTGGGCAAGAGGTCCCATCATAGACGTGGGCTGGATGGACATTGTGTGATCCATTGCTGGTGTAAGAACTGTACCCTGTAGATGCAATCAAGACTCTAGTGGTTCtgaaggcttctttatacttgtGCAGGCGGCATTTGCCTTCACGTCACTCAGGGTCGCCCACGCGCTGTTTAGCTTTTATACTCGAGCGCAACCCATGcacacagttttgaaaatgttcaacagttctcctccaagtcagaggtgtcactaCGACTGGCATGGTAGTTTGCGGTTTCCagtagccgtttttactttcctttccggaacaaggaacaaagcctTGACAATGGCGACTGTGCAACTGTGCCTGCTAGAATAAATGGACCTAGATGACCAGATGACACATTTAACTATACTACAAAATCGAACGGGGGGGTATGTGGACTCAAGGAGAACGCAAAGtacatcatcacagcatgtgactaaaacgaaCCAATCACGAGATGATCTCTGCAGTATTCTAAGCATAGCAGATATTTTTGCCATCTGCAATAGGGGTCGAAGGGTTCAATGTGTCGGACACATGATGCAATGCGGGCGCTGTTGGCCCCGCAAGCGCTGGAAAATAAAGAGGCCTTAACAGGACCCATGCAAGCAATTGTAGAACTGAAAATGATGGGTATTTAAACAAAGGTTACTTACAGCTGGCTGCATGAGGTATGATTGATGGTGCATCCAGGACGGGCTGTGCACCTTTATATGTGGGAAGAATTACACCAATTGAGTATCGGTATTCATATTCTGATCAGAGTCTAAAGGTTGATATTGGAGTAAAATACACCACCTGGTAGGATGAGACAGGAGAATGCATGTAAGGTGAAAGGGACGTCTGAGCGATCACCCGGTTTGGAGCCAGACTGTATGGCGAAGAATAGAAGCTgttgacaaaaacatgaaccACATCCAATCACATTATTGGAAATCGGTGTCAATCACGTGATTTTCAGTTACTTGAGATCGGAGGAAAAAggttttttaaatttcacaaaGTGACATGCGAGGTAATAAGCGTCCATGAAAGTTATCCACAGAATCTATTGGGCTATTGCAACACaccaagcagccagcctcaGCGCAAGCTGAAAGACCCTGTATTGTACTTCTAAATAAGTCCAAATCCCAAGATGCAGCCACCTCGGTGAATGGTGTCATCAACGAATCGAGAGAGGGTCAGATGCTTTTAAACCTTTTTGATCACTGCTGAGATATTGTCTGTCCCAGGGAGGTTCCCAAAGATCAGGACTCCAAGAAACCTGAATGTGTGGACTCTTAATACACACTCGCCATTGATGAAAGTGGAGGCGGTACagttctgttcctcctgaagtccacaatgataTATTTGTAGTGTTCAGTGCCAGATAGTTGTTTGAACAATACGTTGTGTGCTTCTGGACCTCCTTTCTCTCATGTGCCTTGTCTCCCTTTGAGAGTTGCTCGACCACTGTTGTGCCGTGAGCAAATTTGACAATGTTGTTATTGTGGACTGGGCGGCAGGCGAAGGTGTAGAGACAATACAGGAGGGGCCTCACCACGAAGCCCTGTGGTGAGCCGATGCTCAGTGTGCGGGTAGAGGAAAGGTGGGAGCGGATTATCACACGTTGGGATTTGTTGGTCATAAAGCCCTTGATCCAGGTGCATTTAAGAGGAGGCAGGCCCAGATTGTCCATTTTAGTCAACAGAATGTCCAGTATTATTTCCTTAAAAGCTGAGTTATAATCCACAAAGAGCATTCTAGCGTAGCTCTGCGGTTATTTCACGTGACTCAGCACCGTGTGCAGAACAATGGCGACTGCGTCCCCTGTTTATCTATTCGCCTGGTATGTGAACTGGTGGGAGTCAATGTTGGGGAGAAAGCAGTCTTCCATATGCTTGAGAACCAGCCTCtaaaagcacttcatgatgacAGGTGTGAGGGTAACAGAGCATGGTGGCAAGATGCTTTGAGCACCTTACCTGGTATTCTGTGGGCCAGCAGCCTTTTTGGGGTTCACGGCCAGGAGCACATGCCTCACATTGTGCTCCTGTACTATGAGTGGAAAGTTGTTGGGGCCTTGTGGGTTtgggaggagtgctggagcagctGAGTGTTGCTGGGGTGATTCAAAGCGAGCAAAAAAGCTGTTGGGCTTCTCTGCCAATGGCTCACTCGTGTCTCCTGGTGTCACATCACAGCCTGTGTAGtttgtgaggctttgtaaaccCTGTCACAGCTCCCAAAGTGTGGTGCTGGCAAGGTAGGACTCCACCCTCCTCCTGTAGTCCATTTTGGCATTTTTAACGCCTTTTTTCAATTCAGCTCAAGTCGTGCTGTAAAGAGGTCTTTCACCTGACCTGAAGGCAGTGTCGAAGGCCCTGAGGAGTGTGCAGACCTGGCTGGTCATTCAGGGTTTCTGGTTTGGAAAAGCCCTAATGCTTTTTTTCCTACACCCAGTTTCCATACAGAACTTAACATAGTCTAATATAGCCTCTGTGTATTTGTCCAGGTCCTGGTGTTCAAATAGGTCCCAGTCCCTGTGTTGGAAGCAGTCCTGCCTTTCACTGAGTGTAGTATCTTGTTAGGTTGTTGTGGTGGGCCTGGATCTACATCTTAGTGGGATGTATGAAGGGATGGGCAGCAGGGAGATCTAGTCTGACTCACCACCGCGGGGAGAGGTGTGGTTTTGTAGCCGTGCTTAATGTTGGAGTACACAtggtcaaaagtgtttccaccTCTTGTTGGCCATTTGACATCCTGGTGGAAATTCTGGAGTACAGTCTTTAGAGCGGTCTTGTTAAAATTCCTGGCTATAATGTGAGCGCATTCAGGGTGGGCCCCCTGATGTTCCTTAATTATCATTAATCAGTGGGAGAGcgcagcattagcgttagcatctGGTGGGACATAAACACCCATAATGATGGCTACAGTTAGCTCCCTTGGAACGTAAAAGTGCCGGCATTTAACGGACATGTACTCTAGTTCAGGTGACCAGTGTCCCTCAAAATTCACGCTGCTGTTCTATGAATTATCATGCACCTACACACATAGCCCCCCCTCCTTCACCTCTGCTTTTACTGAAGTAATTAGTGTGATCCGAGCGGTGCAGAGTGTTATCAGTTGGTTGCACACTACCATCGGGAATGTTCATGTGAAGCCATGTCTCTGTTATGATGAGGACGCAACAGTCATGAACACAGCAATTATCTGCTAGTTGTAATTCCAGATTGTCTATTTATGTTGGTGATGGATCTGGCGTTGGTTAAGTAAAGACTTGGAAAAGGCGGCCTGTATGGATTGTTGTGATTCTTAGCAGAATGCCAGACAGACGGTCCTGCTTTTGCTTCCTCTTCTGCCTCTTCGCGATTATACAACAATCCACAGCAAGCCTGGTGGTCTCGCTATCTCGTCTGGAAAGTCGCTTAAAACtgctactgtattttgtttcaGTATCTGAAGTCCAAAAGTTCCTGGTGGGTGTAGCAGCATAATGCTGACGCATATGGGAATATATCCTAGCGGGGCATCGCAGTGATTTTTTGGCGACCAGACACTTAGAAATCTAACAGGTTGGGGCCTAGTAATAATTGATAGGTAACTTGCAATTGTGCCAGATAACCAATGATGCAAACAAAGGTACTTCAGTCCTGAGACAGTGCAGGAGGGGTGACACATGCCAGACTTCAAAGTGTGTCTAGCGTTTTAGCCAAATGCCAAAAATcaggtaaaaataaatggttAGAAACAATTTAATGCTGTAGCACCAAAGTTCTGCAGTACAGACAGTAGCTCTCAGTCTTTGGAGATTTTCAGCACTTATCTCCAAACATctgtatttacaaataaaactcTGAATTCACTTTGTGGCTGAttctgtattttgacaaaagaacACAAAGAAATCAAGCGATAAGCGTAACCTCAACATCCAAGCAGGGGGCAGCATTGTAGCACAGTTAAGGcactactcttttttttttttttttttgcgtgtagATTGGGACTGTTTTCACTCAGGCCCTGCATACCACTCACCCATTTTGTAATGCTGTGGGGTCATACGCAAGCGTCATTCCTCCCTGGGAAAACAATATGGGATTCAGAACCAGTGAGGTCATGCAAACAGCACTGCATTCAGCTCAAAACTTAGctagtttagaaaaaaaaagttcaaatataAGAGTTTCTTACGCTCTCTCCGTCTCTGGCCCAGGGCCTTCCGTTGGGGAGGTACTTTCCCTGGTTCTGCCTCTTTTTCTGACCTCCGTCTGCAAACTTACATAATAAGGGCTCTGTGGGAACTGGGAAAGCAAAAGATCAAACACAGGGGCGCATTTAGTGATTGCAGTGGGCAGCATTAAATGTGAACACTACCATTAACAAAAGCAATGTCAAGAGcaagaaacaacaacagcaaaatttcACACACCCGGAACTCCCGGTGGAGTCTTGATGAATTTGCCATTGAAATGTTGAATTATGGCCTCACACTTCTCTGTGGACTCCATCCTAGAAaacaaatgtatacatttaGAAACAAGCCTACATGCATTTTCTCTTTATTATCAGAAATGCTTAGGCTGGACCTGGCAAATCCCACACCACGGCTCGTTCCGTTGGCGTCTCGCAGAATGCGTGTGGAAATGACCTGTCCAAAGGACTTGAGCATGCTCTCCAGTTCCTGCTCATCCATGGAGACCGGTAGGTTGGAGATGTACAGATTGGTGGGGTCCTGCTCTTGTTGCTAAATGGGAAGTGGGGtttgaaatatacatttttagcaGACATATACGGTCATGCTCATCATTATTGACACGCCCCTGCAACATTTTCAATTATAATGGGATCAGAATGCATTGCGTGCTATTATAAAAGTCATTCGGTTTGATTTTCAACCGTTCGTCGGTGCTTTTGGATGTGtgcttttgtctttgtcttatTTGAGGACCCATGATCTTCACCTCAAACCAAGCTTTCTTACAATGCGTGAGATATTTTGCTCTAAAATCTCTTGATGTTCAAATTTCATACTTGTAATACATAACACAGTCAAGGTGGCTCTAGTATCAGAtgtagaaaagcagccccacagcAGTATAGTATGGATCGTCCACCATGCGTGACTGTTGGCAAGAGTGTTCTTTGCATTCAAGGTTCATTGCACTGTCTGTAAAGATACTGCTTGTGTGCATTGCCAAAAAgctcttttttcatttgtttcatttctccACAAATGCTGTTTATCAGTTGTTCTTTTGTATCAACTACAAGTTCTCTAtagcagtgtttttcaaccttttttgagccacggcacattttttacattggaaaaattttgtggcacaccactaaccaaaaatgttacaaaaaggtactctgtatagtatatttaattacaatataatttctcaatttatttatactcagtcGGTGTGAAACCTGAgcctgtttagatgaacacaaagccgatatcctggcaggaatagaagaaagacacacacgaagctcttcttcaacagctctcagtctctctttagactttagctatgtctttaaccgcatcagggccgagcatctcgttgacaatggctttacaggcaggtagtattaatgtctctgccacagtgtgcggcttttttgatttagcaacaaTTTCGGCGACTAGGTGACTAGCTTTGAGcgctttctcatttacctttgtggtttttcctcataaacgttgcctgtttctctgtATTTACACGCAGAcgaacaaaatagtctatcggcttgttttgaagcgacgggtgtgtcgtttggagatggcgtttaagcttgcttggcaccatggcgctgttggatagcttctcgccacacaccaggcataacggaaaaggtgtcgtctcatccccggtgaaagtaaatccaaacgaaagatagctttcactatattgccttgatctcaccatctttgctttctttttcccatcactcat
This portion of the Syngnathoides biaculeatus isolate LvHL_M chromosome 10, ASM1980259v1, whole genome shotgun sequence genome encodes:
- the LOC133507826 gene encoding RNA-binding motif, single-stranded-interacting protein 2-like, yielding MLLSVPPRAGINPYSGFNSRNSKKQAYVSSGHQMAPPSPNNNSSSNSSGGGGEQLSKTNLYIRGLHPGTTDQDLVKLCQPHGKIVSTKAILDKTTNKCKGYGFVDFDSPAAAQKAVTALKSSGVQAQMAKQQEQDPTNLYISNLPVSMDEQELESMLKSFGQVISTRILRDANGTSRGVGFARMESTEKCEAIIQHFNGKFIKTPPGVPVPTEPLLCKFADGGQKKRQNQGKYLPNGRPWARDGESGGMTLAYDPTALQNGFYSSPYSLAPNRVIAQTSLSPYMHSPVSSYQVHSPSWMHHQSYLMQPAGTVLTPAMDHTMSIQPTSMMGPLAQQLSHLSLGSTGTYIPANTTMQGTYIPQYTPVPPSNVPVEENGGQQQQVAMETPAEHTNYSYQHTK